A single bacterium DNA region contains:
- a CDS encoding ammonium transporter has translation MKRSGWIAGMMGMGIALAGALPALAEEAATTVAAAVTATPVAAASAVNTGDTAWVLVSTALVMLMTIPGLALFYGGLVRKKNVLSVLMQCFFLMCAVSLQWVIFGYSLSFGPDINGWIGNLDWAFLKNVGLEPNADYAGTIPHQAFMIFQMMFAVITPGLIIGAFAERMKFSAFVVFMLLWSTIVYDPVCHWVWGMGGFVRKMGALDFAGGTVVHINAGVAALVAALVLGRRLGYPHKLSPPHNLPFAVMGAALLWFGWYGFNAGSALGANGLATNAFVVTHVATAVAGLSWAIMDVVFNRRMTVLGLISGAVAGLVAITPAAGFVTVGGAIGIGLGAGVICYLFVSFVKEKLGYDDALDAFGVHCVGGIWGALATGLWATTAVNSAGANGLFYGNPAQFIIQLKAVAITVAYSGVVSFVLLKLVDLVIGLRATEQSERIGLDLTDHRETGYTMLD, from the coding sequence GTGAAAAGGTCAGGATGGATAGCAGGGATGATGGGAATGGGAATCGCATTGGCGGGCGCCTTGCCCGCTCTGGCGGAAGAAGCCGCCACAACGGTAGCTGCTGCGGTGACGGCCACTCCGGTGGCGGCCGCGTCGGCGGTAAATACAGGCGACACCGCCTGGGTACTGGTAAGCACGGCCTTGGTCATGCTGATGACCATCCCGGGCCTGGCCTTGTTCTACGGGGGCCTGGTTCGCAAAAAGAATGTGCTCTCGGTTTTGATGCAATGCTTTTTCCTGATGTGCGCGGTGAGCTTGCAATGGGTGATCTTCGGTTACAGCTTGTCTTTCGGGCCCGACATCAACGGGTGGATCGGTAATCTGGACTGGGCATTCCTGAAGAACGTGGGGCTGGAACCGAACGCCGACTATGCCGGCACGATTCCGCATCAAGCCTTCATGATCTTCCAAATGATGTTTGCCGTGATCACGCCCGGCCTCATTATTGGCGCCTTTGCGGAACGCATGAAGTTCTCGGCCTTTGTGGTGTTCATGCTGCTCTGGTCCACGATCGTCTATGATCCCGTCTGTCACTGGGTCTGGGGTATGGGCGGTTTTGTCCGCAAGATGGGTGCGCTGGATTTTGCTGGCGGTACCGTGGTTCATATCAACGCGGGTGTGGCGGCCCTGGTCGCGGCCCTGGTGCTGGGACGGCGTTTGGGTTACCCCCACAAGCTCTCCCCTCCCCATAACCTGCCGTTTGCAGTCATGGGCGCGGCCCTGCTGTGGTTCGGCTGGTACGGGTTCAATGCCGGAAGCGCCCTGGGCGCAAACGGGTTGGCGACCAACGCCTTTGTGGTGACGCATGTGGCCACCGCTGTTGCAGGTCTGTCATGGGCGATCATGGATGTGGTGTTTAACCGCCGCATGACCGTACTCGGACTGATCTCAGGTGCCGTTGCTGGACTGGTGGCCATTACCCCGGCCGCTGGATTCGTCACCGTCGGCGGAGCCATCGGGATCGGCTTGGGCGCAGGCGTGATCTGCTACCTGTTCGTCAGCTTCGTGAAAGAGAAGCTGGGTTATGACGACGCCCTGGATGCCTTCGGCGTACACTGCGTAGGCGGAATCTGGGGAGCACTGGCAACGGGTCTGTGGGCAACCACCGCCGTTAACAGCGCGGGCGCGAACGGTCTGTTCTACGGGAACCCCGCTCAGTTCATCATCCAGCTCAAGGCGGTGGCGATCACAGTGGCCTATTCAGGCGTGGTCAGCTTCGTCCTGCTGAAACTGGTTGACCTGGTGATCGGCCTGCGGGCGACGGAACAATCCGAGCGCATCGGCCTGGATCTGACCGACCATCGCGAAACCGGTTACACCATGCTCGACTAA
- a CDS encoding P-II family nitrogen regulator produces the protein MKYIIAVIQPDRMDEVLERLTDKKIDLVTVTSVMGRGRQGGIAQVYRSHKEAGTLLKKMKLEIAVNDEFVKPAIEAITGGARTGEVGDGKIFVLEMSECIRIRTGETGGAAIG, from the coding sequence ATGAAATACATCATAGCAGTGATTCAACCCGATCGGATGGATGAAGTCCTCGAGCGGTTAACCGACAAGAAAATCGACCTGGTCACGGTCACCAGCGTCATGGGGCGCGGTCGCCAGGGCGGTATCGCCCAGGTCTACCGCAGCCATAAAGAGGCGGGGACCCTCCTGAAGAAGATGAAACTCGAGATTGCCGTGAACGACGAGTTCGTCAAGCCGGCCATCGAGGCCATCACCGGCGGTGCACGGACCGGGGAAGTCGGGGACGGCAAGATCTTTGTCCTCGAGATGTCCGAATGTATCCGCATCCGGACCGGTGAAACGGGAGGCGCAGCGATCGGGTAA
- a CDS encoding carbohydrate binding domain-containing protein, protein MKMSHSFLASLMALTLLATESHGAPAAPLPHSWLYLQTGLLPEKHMAETMALLQRIAAEGYTGVVFNDFKFMRWDSVPDIYRKHWQELHDTCLRLKLDLVAAVMPMGYSNSLLSRDPNLAEGLPVQGAPFIVRNGTLVPDERIDFRNGSFETFHANTPEGWKFTDEPGSISFRDTNVFHEGHASLRMQEVAKFDPKHRHARVCQTLHLQPFHAYHVSVAVKTRDWVADDTRVMVLGEKGQTLNFQTPVFERTQDWKTVDITFNTLDSSTVTLYLGTWAGESGTIWWDDVRIEPAGFMNVLRRQGAPLQLSSADGTVRYQEGRDMEPVCDPLMGMDPWAGDYSSWHARPVVRLLPGGTLKEGQRVQADYYHAAIIYDGQVPCCMSEPKVYEILTEHIKQVRDAVHPDGYMMMHDEIRIQGWDDSCKRQGGEPARILGNNVRHCVEIIKAADPGKPLFIWSDMFDPTHNARKTGAYYLVKGEGPWYGAWQDLPAEVTVVSWQMDPKTRRQSLEHFARLGHKQILAGYYDGDPKMIAAWLKDTSGLQGVDGVMYTTWQSNFKHTREFVDSAIQSP, encoded by the coding sequence ATGAAAATGAGTCACTCATTCCTCGCTAGCCTGATGGCGCTCACTTTGCTCGCCACGGAATCACACGGGGCTCCTGCCGCGCCCCTTCCCCACAGTTGGCTTTACCTGCAGACGGGCTTGCTTCCAGAAAAACACATGGCTGAAACCATGGCGTTGCTGCAGCGGATTGCCGCCGAGGGTTATACCGGCGTGGTATTCAATGATTTCAAATTCATGCGCTGGGATTCTGTCCCGGATATCTACCGGAAGCATTGGCAAGAGCTGCATGACACCTGCCTCCGGCTGAAGCTCGATCTGGTGGCTGCGGTCATGCCCATGGGCTATTCCAACAGCCTCCTCAGCCGCGATCCGAACCTGGCCGAGGGGCTGCCGGTACAAGGTGCCCCCTTCATCGTCCGCAACGGAACCCTGGTCCCGGACGAACGTATCGATTTCCGTAATGGTAGCTTTGAGACGTTTCATGCCAACACCCCGGAGGGCTGGAAATTCACCGACGAGCCCGGCTCGATTTCATTCAGGGATACGAATGTCTTTCACGAAGGGCACGCCTCACTCCGCATGCAGGAGGTGGCCAAATTCGATCCTAAACACCGGCACGCCCGGGTCTGCCAGACCCTGCACCTTCAGCCGTTCCACGCCTACCATGTGTCCGTAGCCGTCAAAACACGCGACTGGGTCGCAGACGATACCCGTGTCATGGTCCTAGGCGAAAAAGGACAAACCCTGAATTTTCAAACTCCCGTGTTCGAGCGGACTCAGGATTGGAAAACCGTCGACATCACCTTTAATACCCTGGACTCCTCTACGGTGACCCTCTATCTGGGTACCTGGGCGGGGGAAAGCGGCACCATCTGGTGGGACGATGTCCGGATTGAGCCGGCCGGATTCATGAATGTACTCCGGCGGCAAGGGGCCCCGCTACAGCTCTCCAGTGCGGATGGCACCGTGAGATATCAGGAAGGGCGCGATATGGAACCCGTATGCGACCCGCTGATGGGAATGGATCCCTGGGCAGGCGACTACAGTTCGTGGCATGCCAGACCGGTCGTTCGCCTTCTCCCCGGCGGAACCCTCAAGGAGGGACAGCGGGTCCAGGCCGACTATTACCACGCCGCCATCATTTATGATGGCCAGGTCCCCTGCTGCATGAGCGAACCCAAGGTCTACGAGATCCTGACCGAGCACATCAAGCAGGTGCGTGATGCGGTTCACCCGGATGGCTATATGATGATGCATGATGAAATCCGGATTCAAGGCTGGGATGACTCCTGCAAACGGCAAGGAGGCGAACCCGCCCGGATTCTTGGAAACAACGTCCGCCATTGCGTCGAGATCATCAAGGCGGCCGATCCCGGGAAGCCCCTTTTCATCTGGTCCGACATGTTTGATCCCACCCACAACGCCCGCAAGACGGGTGCCTATTACCTGGTGAAGGGGGAGGGTCCCTGGTATGGCGCCTGGCAGGATCTCCCCGCCGAAGTGACGGTGGTGAGCTGGCAAATGGACCCCAAAACCCGGCGCCAGTCGCTGGAACATTTTGCCCGGCTCGGCCACAAACAAATCCTGGCCGGCTATTACGATGGCGATCCCAAAATGATTGCCGCCTGGCTCAAAGACACCAGCGGGCTTCAAGGGGTGGACGGCGTGATGTACACCACCTGGCAAAGTAATTTCAAGCACACCCGGGAGTTCGTGGACAGCGCCATCCAGTCACCGTAA
- a CDS encoding cupin domain-containing protein gives MIRKFAERTVESRPAMRGGAGTVTIRHYFQKEEITAKTRLCAALTIPPGASIGPHQHEGEDEVYIVTRGTGLLDDGKTQTPVTVGDAILTGNGESHSISNTGVTDLEIIAVIMCYA, from the coding sequence ATGATTCGAAAATTTGCAGAGAGAACAGTAGAGAGCCGGCCCGCCATGAGAGGGGGGGCAGGAACGGTAACGATCCGTCACTATTTTCAAAAAGAGGAAATTACGGCTAAAACGCGGCTCTGCGCCGCCCTGACCATTCCCCCCGGCGCGAGCATCGGCCCGCATCAGCACGAGGGCGAGGATGAGGTCTATATCGTCACCAGGGGGACCGGATTGCTGGATGACGGAAAAACCCAAACCCCCGTCACGGTCGGGGACGCGATCCTGACGGGAAATGGAGAATCTCACTCCATCTCAAACACCGGCGTGACCGATCTTGAAATCATTGCCGTCATTATGTGCTATGCCTGA
- a CDS encoding iron-containing alcohol dehydrogenase, translating to MPERPPILPNTLVFPEKTLTGRGMRFLLFQECRRFGLRGLVVHGAALEHQGGLSALLAKSPDDMVIQTLRHQGDEPTLQQVAALIQMAQAHQAHWIAGIGGGSIMDLAKAAAALAGAPHPPAYYHDGGPIPETGLTFIAIPTTAGTGAEATLNSVLTNEISGTKKSIRAAGMMARIVILDPDLLASCPKAVIAASGMDALTQAIEAYTSRHATWLSDALALEATTLIATHLEPVYQNAASPDAEPLLVGSYLAGVALSFARLGVVHGMAHPLGSLYHLPHGVVCAACLPYAIELNRAAYASKYDTLSSVLNGDLLESILTLKKRLQMTSPFRARPLREADLIIRETLASGSTLANPKLITRTDVEWMLERIFSDDSTRSPRIFPNESL from the coding sequence ATGCCTGAGCGCCCACCCATCTTGCCCAACACCCTGGTATTTCCTGAAAAGACCCTTACAGGGCGTGGCATGCGATTCTTGTTATTCCAGGAATGCCGCCGCTTCGGCTTGCGCGGACTGGTCGTCCATGGCGCCGCCCTGGAACATCAGGGAGGGCTGTCCGCCCTGCTCGCCAAAAGTCCAGACGACATGGTCATCCAGACCCTCCGCCATCAGGGCGACGAACCCACCCTGCAGCAGGTTGCCGCGCTGATCCAAATGGCCCAGGCCCATCAGGCCCACTGGATCGCAGGCATCGGAGGAGGCAGCATTATGGATCTGGCGAAGGCGGCCGCCGCCCTGGCAGGGGCCCCTCACCCACCCGCCTATTATCATGACGGCGGCCCGATCCCGGAGACTGGCCTGACGTTCATTGCCATCCCCACCACGGCGGGAACAGGCGCCGAAGCCACCCTCAACTCAGTACTGACCAATGAGATCAGTGGCACCAAGAAATCCATCCGCGCGGCAGGCATGATGGCCCGCATCGTGATCCTGGATCCGGATTTGCTGGCGTCCTGCCCCAAGGCCGTGATCGCCGCTTCAGGGATGGATGCCTTGACCCAGGCCATCGAGGCCTATACCAGCCGCCATGCCACGTGGTTGAGCGACGCGCTCGCCCTGGAGGCGACCACCCTGATCGCCACCCATCTCGAACCGGTGTACCAGAATGCCGCCTCCCCGGATGCCGAGCCGCTGCTGGTCGGAAGCTATCTGGCCGGAGTGGCACTCTCCTTTGCCCGCCTTGGCGTCGTGCATGGCATGGCCCATCCGCTCGGCTCACTCTATCACCTGCCCCACGGCGTGGTCTGTGCCGCCTGCCTGCCCTATGCCATTGAGCTTAACCGCGCCGCCTATGCCTCCAAGTATGACACCTTGAGTTCAGTCCTGAACGGGGATCTGCTGGAAAGTATCTTGACTCTCAAGAAGCGGCTCCAGATGACCTCCCCGTTCCGGGCGCGCCCCCTGCGTGAAGCCGACCTCATTATCCGGGAGACACTGGCCTCCGGTTCGACCCTGGCCAACCCCAAACTCATCACCCGTACGGATGTCGAGTGGATGCTGGAACGGATTTTCAGTGATGACTCCACGAGATCTCCGAGAATCTTCCCAAACGAAAGCCTATGA
- a CDS encoding DUF6088 family protein, which translates to MHQSIENNVVSRIYGNGRGWAFSQTDFNGLGTRSAIDVALYRLLERGTIRRVIRGIYDYPKYSEALSRELSPDIDQVARALARKFGWRIQATGPAALNLLGLSTQVQGRITYLSDGPDRTYTVVNQELGFEHTVLKEAGFKWRESSLLVQALKTLGPDRINADTVLKLRRIFDAAMRGKILKDTRTASGWIHDTILRICQEEI; encoded by the coding sequence ATGCATCAAAGCATTGAAAACAATGTGGTTAGCAGGATTTACGGCAATGGGAGGGGTTGGGCCTTTTCCCAAACCGATTTCAATGGTCTTGGCACACGCAGTGCCATCGACGTCGCCCTATATCGTCTTTTGGAACGGGGGACCATCCGCCGAGTGATCCGGGGGATCTACGACTATCCGAAATACAGTGAAGCGTTGTCGCGTGAACTGAGTCCAGATATAGATCAGGTGGCGCGCGCGCTGGCACGGAAATTCGGCTGGCGCATCCAGGCAACAGGCCCCGCTGCACTCAATCTGCTTGGATTGTCCACCCAGGTGCAGGGGCGTATCACCTACCTCTCTGACGGACCGGACCGGACTTATACCGTGGTAAATCAGGAACTTGGCTTCGAGCACACGGTTCTCAAGGAAGCCGGCTTCAAGTGGCGGGAGAGTTCCTTGTTGGTCCAGGCGTTAAAAACACTTGGGCCAGACAGAATCAACGCAGACACTGTGCTGAAGCTGCGCCGAATCTTTGATGCCGCGATGAGGGGGAAGATTTTGAAGGACACGCGGACAGCGAGCGGCTGGATCCATGATACGATTCTACGCATCTGCCAGGAGGAAATCTGA
- a CDS encoding PIN domain-containing protein, translating into MAKTNYVLIDYENVQPKELTLLNDGSFKVKVFVGPNQGKIPLGLAMALQELGGNAEYVLLETAGRNALDFHIAYYIGALSVQDPSAGFHIISKDSGFDALIKHLAGKGIVVSRSAGIASIARPTPQPALDTQVQTAVKDLIRRAETRPRTMKTLRSTLHALFRKQLSEQELTALLDALCKEGMVKIDGLKVAYDLPGKVEKT; encoded by the coding sequence ATGGCGAAAACCAACTACGTCCTGATCGACTACGAAAACGTCCAGCCGAAGGAGCTCACGCTCCTCAATGATGGATCATTCAAGGTCAAAGTGTTCGTTGGCCCGAATCAGGGGAAGATCCCGCTCGGCCTCGCCATGGCACTCCAAGAGTTGGGCGGCAATGCCGAGTATGTACTGCTCGAAACGGCTGGGCGGAACGCGCTCGACTTCCATATCGCCTACTACATCGGCGCGCTGTCGGTCCAGGATCCATCTGCGGGATTCCACATCATCTCGAAGGACTCCGGGTTCGATGCGCTGATCAAACATCTTGCGGGGAAAGGCATCGTGGTGAGCCGATCAGCCGGCATCGCCAGCATTGCCCGCCCGACCCCACAACCGGCTCTCGACACCCAGGTTCAGACCGCCGTCAAAGATCTGATTCGACGAGCCGAAACCAGGCCGCGGACAATGAAGACGCTCCGCAGCACATTACATGCACTATTCCGGAAACAGCTTTCCGAACAGGAACTGACAGCCCTTCTGGATGCTTTATGCAAGGAAGGCATGGTAAAGATCGACGGCCTGAAGGTGGCATATGATTTGCCGGGCAAGGTTGAAAAGACGTAA
- a CDS encoding LacI family DNA-binding transcriptional regulator, translating into MNDYVSLDRIAQAAGVAVSTVSRVLSGRGNLCRITPETQRRVQMVAQQLGYRRAANVRFTKMAKPAMAPVLSATPATREIGLVISRNSPTATLSLIPDLEPVLAGGGLKLVVVTLPTEAGAGRQRIARLIQECVGIICCPSVYTPVSTAIANQRPVFVLWQGAGGAMMKALGLSSNVTPVEADPASTPASEPPPVVTPPPVAEPPPAPVTPPSEPPPALQPSITPEPPPEPVAEVTPVEADPASSPASEPPPVVTPPPMTEPPPLPVTPPSEPPPALQPSVTPEPPPEPVAEVTPVEAEPVSAPVFVPPPVVTPPPMAEPPTAPVTEPPSVLQPSVTPEPSLEPVAEVTPVDAEPVSAPAVVPPPVVTPPPIAEPPPAPVVPPAEPPPVLQPIVTPEPAPEPVAEVTPVEAEPVSAPAVVPPPEQSPLG; encoded by the coding sequence ATGAATGATTATGTTTCGCTTGATCGCATTGCGCAGGCTGCTGGGGTTGCCGTTTCAACGGTTTCACGGGTGCTTTCGGGCAGGGGTAATTTATGTAGAATCACACCCGAAACCCAGAGGCGAGTCCAGATGGTGGCTCAGCAACTGGGGTATCGGCGGGCGGCAAATGTACGGTTTACCAAGATGGCCAAACCCGCCATGGCTCCAGTTTTGTCTGCAACTCCGGCAACGAGGGAAATCGGCCTGGTGATTTCCAGGAATAGCCCCACCGCCACCTTGTCCCTCATCCCGGACTTAGAGCCGGTCCTTGCTGGAGGCGGTCTGAAACTGGTCGTGGTGACACTCCCCACCGAAGCCGGGGCGGGGCGTCAGCGTATCGCCAGATTGATCCAGGAGTGCGTGGGGATCATTTGCTGTCCGAGTGTCTATACGCCTGTCTCGACGGCCATCGCCAATCAACGCCCGGTCTTTGTTCTCTGGCAAGGCGCAGGGGGAGCGATGATGAAGGCGCTCGGCCTCTCGTCAAATGTCACGCCGGTGGAAGCCGACCCAGCGTCCACACCGGCCTCTGAGCCGCCTCCCGTCGTGACGCCACCGCCCGTGGCCGAACCGCCACCCGCGCCGGTGACACCGCCTTCGGAGCCACCCCCGGCCTTGCAGCCCAGCATCACACCCGAACCGCCTCCTGAACCGGTGGCAGAGGTCACGCCGGTGGAAGCCGACCCAGCGTCCTCACCGGCCTCTGAGCCGCCTCCCGTCGTGACGCCGCCTCCGATGACCGAACCGCCACCCTTGCCGGTGACACCGCCTTCGGAGCCGCCCCCGGCCTTGCAACCCAGTGTCACACCAGAGCCGCCTCCGGAGCCCGTGGCAGAGGTTACGCCGGTGGAAGCCGAGCCGGTGTCCGCGCCGGTCTTCGTGCCGCCTCCCGTCGTGACGCCACCGCCCATGGCCGAACCGCCAACCGCGCCGGTGACGGAACCGCCGTCGGTCTTGCAACCCAGTGTCACACCAGAACCGTCTCTGGAACCCGTGGCGGAGGTTACGCCGGTGGATGCCGAGCCGGTGTCCGCGCCGGCCGTCGTTCCGCCTCCTGTCGTGACGCCACCCCCGATAGCCGAACCACCCCCCGCGCCGGTGGTACCGCCTGCGGAACCGCCGCCGGTCTTGCAACCCATTGTCACACCAGAACCGGCTCCGGAACCCGTGGCGGAGGTTACGCCGGTGGAAGCCGAGCCGGTGTCCGCGCCGGCCGTCGTTCCGCCTCCGGAGCAAAGCCCTCTGGGATAG
- a CDS encoding ATP-binding protein codes for MKFYNRERELAELKKLYTQTATQARMTVITGRRRVGKTSLALEFVKDHKRLYLFISKKPETLLCMEFLENIKDTFDVPVVGEIKTFREIFLVLIELSKKERFTVILDEFQEFYNINPAVYSEIQYLWDVNKTKCKMNLICIGSVYSLMHKIFEENKEPLFGRADRNLFLKPFPIKTIKEVLGDNGAKGLKSLFDVYVLTGGLPKYLELLTTNSALTYDKMMEFVLQADSPFINEGKNLLIEEFGKEYATYFSILELISIGKTARTEIESLLEVDIGGYLDRLENDFGLISKHKPINAKPNSRTQKYKIRDNFLNFWFRFIYRNRSAIETGNFQYIRDIINRDYDAYCGVLLERCFHELLADTGKFNQIGSYWERGNLNEIDLVAINDLKKRIVIADIKLNKAKLNIGALKVKAKDLLASYPAYEVEWLGLSIENIADYV; via the coding sequence ATGAAGTTTTATAACCGTGAACGTGAATTGGCTGAACTCAAGAAGCTCTACACGCAGACCGCCACTCAAGCAAGAATGACGGTTATCACGGGCAGGAGACGGGTGGGCAAGACCTCTCTGGCTCTGGAATTCGTTAAAGACCATAAGCGCCTTTATCTTTTTATCTCCAAGAAGCCCGAAACGCTTCTCTGCATGGAGTTTCTTGAAAATATCAAAGATACGTTTGATGTTCCTGTGGTCGGAGAAATCAAGACCTTCAGGGAAATCTTCCTGGTGCTCATTGAACTGTCCAAAAAGGAACGCTTTACGGTCATTCTGGATGAGTTTCAGGAGTTCTATAATATCAATCCTGCCGTCTATTCAGAAATCCAGTACCTTTGGGATGTGAACAAGACAAAGTGTAAGATGAACCTGATTTGCATCGGCTCTGTTTATTCCCTGATGCACAAGATATTTGAAGAGAATAAGGAACCCCTCTTTGGCCGGGCTGACCGGAATCTTTTCCTCAAACCTTTCCCCATTAAAACCATTAAGGAAGTTTTGGGTGATAACGGCGCAAAAGGACTCAAATCACTCTTTGATGTTTATGTGCTGACGGGAGGCTTGCCAAAATATCTGGAACTCCTGACAACCAATTCCGCCCTGACCTACGATAAAATGATGGAATTTGTATTGCAGGCGGACTCCCCTTTCATCAACGAAGGAAAGAATCTGCTTATTGAGGAGTTTGGGAAGGAATATGCGACATACTTCTCCATCCTTGAACTGATTTCTATAGGGAAGACCGCCAGAACGGAAATTGAGTCTCTTTTGGAAGTGGATATTGGCGGGTATTTGGATCGGCTTGAGAATGACTTCGGGTTGATATCCAAACACAAGCCCATTAATGCCAAACCCAACTCCCGAACACAGAAATACAAGATACGTGATAATTTCCTGAATTTTTGGTTTCGCTTCATCTATCGGAATCGGTCAGCCATTGAGACGGGGAACTTCCAATATATTCGTGATATCATCAATCGGGATTATGATGCCTACTGCGGGGTTCTATTAGAGCGGTGTTTCCATGAACTTTTGGCGGATACAGGGAAGTTCAATCAGATCGGATCATATTGGGAGCGGGGTAACCTTAACGAAATTGACTTGGTTGCCATCAATGACCTAAAGAAGCGCATTGTTATTGCCGACATCAAGCTCAACAAGGCGAAGCTCAATATCGGGGCACTGAAGGTAAAAGCGAAGGATCTACTGGCTTCCTACCCCGCCTACGAGGTTGAATGGCTTGGACTGAGCATTGAAAACATTGCCGACTACGTCTAA
- a CDS encoding helix-turn-helix domain-containing protein, whose translation MNPSTNETEALLTVKEVAKRWNMCTKTIRRYVDQGLLKQVRFSARCIRYRASEVAAVLATMSGENRRAS comes from the coding sequence ATGAACCCGTCAACGAATGAAACCGAAGCTTTATTAACCGTCAAAGAAGTCGCCAAGCGATGGAACATGTGTACAAAGACAATTCGTCGCTATGTTGATCAGGGCCTCCTTAAACAGGTTCGCTTTTCGGCAAGGTGCATCCGTTACAGGGCTTCGGAAGTTGCTGCGGTACTGGCAACAATGAGTGGTGAAAACAGGAGGGCATCATGA
- a CDS encoding site-specific integrase codes for MSAVFRRSRRRNGVKVKSLKYYTRIGRKSVNLGVTDKQVAEQKAAALVREVEREGVGLILPKPMRLAASRPLTEHVEEYIKDLTVLGRSEKHINLVESRVRRLLTECGWSVLGEITADSFQTWRAKQKAAPKTINEYLNAIRAFCNWMVDQNRMTLNPLMRIVRVETRGMQVERRALTVEEVSGLLSISGSRSLFYLVAVQTGLRRGEIEGLKWGDIDFDTIAPCIRVRASTTKNHKSAVIPLHDQLTAALSAFQPSFVDAGELVFPGGLPRMRAMRMDYNAAGIAAQDTQGRLVDFHCLRKTFDTRLQVNGAGLTTVMNLMRHSGPNLTAITYTDASLLPQAQAINALPWYGKKKGTEKGTTSIVKTGSEGSATVHNTKTQDQHETPANIDQSRDLSQRVRRGLKRKMVGAAGFEPATFWSRI; via the coding sequence ATGAGTGCGGTATTTCGACGATCAAGAAGGCGTAATGGGGTGAAGGTGAAATCATTGAAGTATTATACGCGGATCGGTCGTAAAAGCGTTAACCTAGGCGTCACTGATAAGCAGGTTGCAGAGCAAAAGGCTGCGGCCCTGGTGCGTGAGGTCGAACGTGAAGGGGTGGGCCTCATTCTGCCCAAGCCAATGCGTCTGGCTGCATCTAGGCCGCTTACAGAGCACGTTGAGGAGTATATCAAGGATCTAACCGTGCTCGGTCGTTCTGAGAAGCATATTAACCTTGTAGAAAGTCGTGTGCGCCGTCTCCTGACCGAATGCGGTTGGTCAGTCCTGGGCGAAATAACAGCGGATAGTTTCCAAACGTGGCGAGCCAAACAAAAAGCTGCCCCGAAAACAATCAACGAATATTTAAACGCAATTCGTGCCTTTTGCAATTGGATGGTCGATCAAAACCGCATGACATTGAATCCCCTGATGCGAATAGTCCGAGTCGAGACACGCGGCATGCAAGTTGAACGGCGGGCGCTTACCGTCGAGGAGGTTTCCGGCCTTCTATCCATTTCGGGGAGCCGTTCGCTATTCTATCTGGTGGCAGTCCAAACGGGTTTGCGGCGGGGAGAAATCGAGGGGCTTAAATGGGGAGACATTGATTTTGACACCATAGCGCCCTGCATCCGTGTTCGGGCCTCCACGACAAAAAACCATAAATCGGCTGTTATCCCGCTTCATGATCAACTGACTGCGGCGCTGTCGGCCTTTCAGCCTTCTTTCGTGGATGCCGGCGAACTGGTCTTCCCAGGCGGATTACCCCGCATGCGCGCAATGCGTATGGACTACAACGCGGCGGGGATCGCTGCACAAGACACTCAGGGCCGCCTGGTGGATTTCCATTGTCTGCGTAAAACATTCGACACGCGTTTGCAAGTGAATGGTGCGGGGCTCACAACAGTCATGAATCTGATGCGGCACAGCGGCCCAAATTTGACGGCCATAACCTACACGGATGCATCACTCTTGCCACAGGCGCAAGCGATTAATGCCCTGCCCTGGTATGGCAAAAAAAAAGGGACTGAAAAAGGGACCACATCGATAGTCAAAACGGGTTCCGAAGGGTCTGCAACTGTCCACAACACAAAAACGCAAGACCAACATGAAACCCCTGCTAACATTGATCAGAGTCGCGATTTGTCCCAACGTGTCCGCAGGGGTCTAAAAAGGAAAATGGTCGGGGCGGCGGGATTTGAACCCGCGACCTTTTGGTCCCGAATCTAA